tgtttgttgaATAAACGTGGTGAGTGGAAAAACTCAACAAAATTGCCCACTCCCTACCTGGTATCTTATTCTGCGGATATACAACATACTCTAGCCCAGGGTTGTTAAACTCATTTTGCCCCAGGGGCTGCATTGTCTTCAATGAGGTCTGGAGGGCCGcactgaaaatgtgttatattttcTTGCTGTCAAAATTTGCAAAAAATAGTCATCTCTCCAAGCATTGCTTGTTGGCAACTTTGTTATTTACAAAGTTTATGTTTATGATGTGGTGTTCTATTTAGTACACACTGTTTGCCAACCCCATCATTGTTTACTTTAGCTAACTTGGATTTGTGTTGTACTCTTGGGTGGTTCCTGTGTTGCTCTGTCATCAATACAGGTTGGTTTTAATTGGTAGCACACACCCTAATCTGTACTGGTTTTCTCTAATCAACTTTTTGGTCTTGTTTGTAAGGAGGGCTATGATGACCCCCATAAAACACTCCCTTCCCCGGTGGTTCACATCAGGGGCCTTGTCGATGGCATCATGGAGGcagatctagtggaagccctgCAGGAGTTCGGGACCATAAGGTGATTATCATACACACTTTAATTATCCTTTTCTTTGACAAGAGTTTTATTTTGCACCATTCCAAATGTATTGGTGAAGTCTTTTGTTCCTGTAGGTTTATCATGCGGTGCATAGAAACCACATTATTCCATCTTCCATTCTCTTCACAGTTATGTGGTCATGATGCCCAAGAAGCGCCAGGCCCTGGTGGAGTACGAGGACATGAATGGATCCTGCAATGCTGTGACCTATGCGGCCGAGAACCAGGTCTACATTGCCGGGCACCCTGCCTTCATCAACTACTCCACCAGCCAGAAGATCTCCCGGCCCGGAGACCCAGACGACTCACGCAGCGTCAATAACGTGCTGCTGCTCACCATCATGAACCCCATCTATCCCATCACCTCGGTAACACACCCACTATTATACAAGGCAGCTGTTTCGTTGCCATGACATGGCACAATTGTTTGGCTCGCTGCATTGCATTGTTAATCATACCATTTGACTCTTTGCTCTGCAGGATGTGCTGTACACAGTCTGTAACAACTGCGGCCCCGTCCAAAGGATTGTCATCTTCAGGAAGAATGGCGTTCAGGCCATGGTGGAATATCCTTTGCTCAAAATCTCATATTGTTGAAAATGTTGTATCGTGCCGGGGATCTCGTCACCACACACAGGTGCACATTCCCCACAGTGCATGCCACACAACCTTACTACACACCACACTTAAAGCTCCTGTCAGCACCACTGACTGTTGTCATTTGCAAGTGGTGGCTAGTAAATATTTGTGCTTGATATAGATCTAATTGTGTAACAAGTGCTCATTGTTTCATAAATAGAGCTTTGAATTACAAGAGAAACATGGAATGTGGAAAGTAGGCATGGTATGCATTTTTTACCCATAGTTTCCATGACTTCCAATACATTTGATGCTGTACAAAGTGCCCAGAGGGCGAAAGCCTCTCTAAATGGGGCAGACATCTACTCTGGCTGCTGCACACTGAAGATTGAGTATGCCAAGGTGAGTGGTTACATGCATATCTTCAATTGTCCGTCTAAACACTGGGGTCATTTCACAGAAGGAACACTGCGATGGGCAAAATAATGAAATGCTCGAATGTCCCTCTTTACAGCCAACCCGCCTCAACGTGTTCAAAAATGACCAGGATACCTGGGACTACACAAACCCCAACCCGAGTGGCCAAGGTAAAACACACAGCCCCGCATCCCTCcccacccccttctctcttctcctcctcctgctcttatGCCATTGTGGTATGGGTAGGGTCCCAGGCCTCCGGGCGTAGTGCCTTTGAACGCCCTGCTCCATGGTGATTTGGCCATGACGAGCAGTGACGTGGGTGAGGCACTACTTCTGTGACGCAGCACCCCGTGTCCTCACGCTCTCTCACAACACGACAGACAGTAAGGGCACAAGGAGTGACCTCGGGGGGGGTAGCCATTTTGCAGCACATGCTCCTGCACTGTGAATTTTCTGCATCTAAGACCACTGCATGCATTCTTGGGTAAACTGATGAATGCCTCATTATGTCACAATGAAGCACCTAGGGTCTCGTCACACAGGTTCACATTCCCCCCAGTGCGTGTCACACCTCACTTCCACACGTCAAGCTCCTGTCTGCACCCAAGCACCTTGTTACACCCTAGGTGTCTTACTTGGAATGCCCCTGCACCCATTAATCTCAAAACCATATTGgagatttttttttgcaaaataacGCTTATGGTTCTTTTTTTAGTTTGTCCAATCATGGCTAAAGTCAGGCTTTGGCATTCGAATCTGTGCCTTGAGACTAAAGTGTCTGTTGGTTTTTGTTCCAGCCAGGGTGTGTTGGCAACCTCTGACCCTGTAGCTCTCATGGACCAGGTTTCCCTGCCTTTGGGGTGGCCTTTAAGTAAAATGTTTGTCATTAGGAATCTCTATGGTAACATTGCAGAGGCAAGTGTTCAAGGAATCCATGGTATTCCTGGAACTTTCAAGAAGTCCAGTTTACGACCTGTCAATGAGTTGTTCATTCTGACTATTTGTGGATGGCTGTTTTCAATCCAGGCAGGGTTTCTTGTGGCCTTCTCTCTATTTGTATATGGTGTGCCTCCATGAGTGCCAAAATAAAATCATGGTGTTCCAGTAATGTATGAAGCTTGGTAGATACATTAATCTAACATTGCTCTCTTAGTTCAACCTCTTACAGTGCATAATATTTGCCATCCGATGGGACACAGTGAAATAGCAGTATGCCATTTGCCTTGCTTCTAGCTGTATGCCCTGAACCCTTTATGCAAAagggaacacatttttatttgagGTGATAGTCAAATTGACTATCAGATTCTCATATTTTTGCCACGATGCGTTTTTGTCTTAGTAGTTTCAACCACACCATGGCCACATCTTCATTTCAGACATTTGACACTCAGGAGGTGTAAGAGAGAAAAAATAACGGCAGTGTTTAGACAGCCCCTGTTAATGTGCAGGTGTTAATTGCGGCTGGCGCTGCTCCTCGTGTCCTCACTGTGCACAGTCATACAGACTCACCTACAGCCCTAAGCAGACACATGCTGTAGCTTAAGACACAACAGCACCCACCCACAGGCATTCCAAACCAACCAGTTCCTCGGTTAACATCGGACACAATGGGGGCTGGACACTGGAATTCACACAGCCTGATTTTCTTCCTAATCCAAATTTCCACCACCACTCTCTCCACTTCTGCAAGGAAAACCATGTTCCTCTTTTTATCCCACTTTTGGTTTGGGGAAAATAGCCATCCTGTTTTGATCATGGTGAGGGCCTGAGACTCCCAAGAGTCTGTGAGCAGACACCCAGCATTAtccaccaccacagactgatcTGATAGATTGAtatccatccatcctcctctTACAAGTACAGCATATCCCATCTCCAGAACGCTGAAGATCTCACCTATTGACACAACACATTTTGTTTGATGGGGGCAGGAGTCTGGTGTGTGGCCGATAAGGCCACTCCTCCCAGCCCTCGGGATCCGACTGTCAGACACCAACCACTCAGCGAGCAACAGAGGAGTTTTCAAAACACACTTAACAGCCCGAGAAGGGAACAGATGACATTACATACTGAGACAATATACAGAGGCAGCGGAAACACTTTTTCTCAAACTACCCTTATGCCGTCCCGTCTCTTGACTTGGGTGTGTGGGCTTCCTTTTGATATCACTCTCCCCTCTTGTGCTGAACAACACACCACCGAGCTGAATACTCACGGCAACAACACACCAAGTTGAATCGCCACGACAACACACCACCATGCAGACAATGCCATTCCAGATGATTTTAGTGCCAAGCACTAGATGCCTCACTTCGCCATGGGGGGACCACATCCATTGTACAAAAAAAACAAGCAGCACACTGTGCGGCCCCTTACATGAGAAGACGCACTGCACAAAACCCAAACGGGGACCACGAAGACACAAGCATCAAACACCTGCCAAGCATACAAGCACAGAGGCAAACTGATAGAAACCTCAGCATTTCCCAAACTTCTCTCTGCATTGATGGACTTGGGTGCTCTGTTTTTTCCCTTgtaccctcccctccccctcttctctctgtgctGTTCTTGTGTTGATTCTACTACGTTGTTTTTTTTCCTTTCTGAACTggcctgtagtgatgcctcttaaCGCCTCCCGTGTGATGCAGGTTTGGCTCTGTGTCTGACGACAAGACACGCCTCAAACGGTGCAAATGTCCTCTGGCTTTGCGGTCAAAGCACGGTAAGCTGGAAATGTGCCTCAAATGGCAACACTTAAAAACAAAGCAACCAACTTGAAGCGAAGCGTGGAAGATTGGTGGATACTCTTTCTCTGGTGGGGAAATGTGGAAACAGTGAGTTGAAGCTGGAGTCACAAGTTTGGTGGGTAGGATTCTTACTGACGAGTGCCCCCTACCAGCCTTCTGCATCCTGTGTTCTCCATGTCTGGTGCTGTAAGTACATGTAAAGAgacatgactgaccaggtgaTAGAGTGATTTTAATGTAAATGTCTGCTTATTGTGATTGACTTTGTCAACCCCTTATGTGAATCGTTGACTTATCAAATTAGTTCTGGAATCTCCTCACTGAGATTGCTGCTAGTGCTCTTTAGGCTATCCTCTGTAATATTGCTTTAGAAATGTGTAGTTCTATGAAAAGGGGAAGACTGAATTGAATTTCTAGTTTTCCATATTTTGATGCAGACCACTGTTAGATGTATAAGTTAAAGTAGTTTCTAAAAGCACAATCCACTGGACTTTTGAGGAAAGGTCTCTGGTTGTTTCTGTATATTATAGCTAGCCAATGTAATATATTCATTCACACGTATAAAATTCCAGGCCATGTTTTTGTCAAATGCTTTTCTGACTGTTGTCCATGTGCTATGCGTTTGTCAGGTTATGAAACTCGAGTCATGCTAGACTCAAATAAACATTAAGCTTAGCTACTAAGTGATATTCAATGTATTATTAGTGCTATATCGCATTACTCCTAACTGGGGAAAAGGGCTGCTCCTTTTAAACAATGTAATGGCTGTACATTTTAATAGAATTGTTctgatttataaaaataaaacgcATCTTAATACATGTAGCCCGTTAGTGTTTGAATTAGTTTATTTGTCAGCGGGTTCTAGTTTTTCCTAGATGTAATTTTATTTTTTGTATCATGTTACTGATTAAATGTTAATTTGAGATTCTTGCTTTTGGTTGAATATTTGTTTATAGTTGTAAGTTTGTACATGATTTGTTTTGGTTTTGACATGTGTATGTACCTTCACAGATGCTGACGCTGAAGGCAATTGGAACAAttcacaaggtgtgtgtgtgtataagtttgTTTGATAATGATTGAGCAATAATGGAATACATTAGTGTGACTGTTCCATTCGCTATGCTGCTGTTAAATCCTCATACAAATCTCCAgtatattacattttgttttagTTATGGTAACAAATAGTATGAGGGCCTGCATAAGCTTGTAACGTATGGGTTTTAAGACAGTAAATATCTTAACCCAGCTTCTCGTGCATGTTAATCACAACACTGCCCCATAGTTTGTAGCTGTGCCCCTGTTGATACACTGTCAAATAAGCATTCAGGGGCTAACTTTGTTGCTATTTCTTGTTCTCAGATCCCAATGCCAACCCCAACAAGCGTGCGAGGCCGCCAGCTCTACTAGGAGACCACCCTCCAGAGTATGGTAAATATAGGCAGAGAAGTTCATTGTACTAAAAGCATCACAGGTCAACTCGGAGTTGGGATGTCTAGAAGGACTCCAGTGACTATTTGAATCGGTTTGCCCAGtaaccacctctctctgtctatccattCCTCTCACAAGGCGGGCCGACTGGTGCTTATCACGGCTACCATGATGAAAGTGGCTACGGGCCCCCTCCTCCTCACTATGAGGGCGGGCGCCGAATGGGGCCTCCGATGGGAGGGCGTGGCCGCGGACGTGGTGGAAGCTACGGGGGACCTGGGTACGGACATGGCCCACCTCCCCCCGGTGACTACACCGCCCACGCTGACTCCCCTGTTGTCATGGTGTACGGCCTGGAGCCCGCGAAGATCAACGCCGACAAAGTCTTCAATGTCTTCTGTCTCTACGGCAACGTGGAGCGGGTGAGTCCAGACGGGAGCAGTGTATTACTGAGGCAGAGGTTATGGACTGTTCTTGTTGGGGGTATAGACTGGTGAAAAATATTTTCTGTGGCCATGTTGGGGGTGGGTAGTAGGATAGTGTTTCTGAACCCTGTCTCCCTCAGGTGAAGTTCATGAAGAGTAAGCCGGGGGCAGCCATGGTGGAGATGGGCGACTGCTACGCTGTGGACCGTGCCATCAGCCACCTCAACAACAACTTCCTGTTTGGACAGAAGCTCAACGTCTGGTCAGTGCCGCTTTCAAACTCTGCATACACATTGACATCCAAAGAAACTGACTAGTAACAGACGCATCACAGGTTTGTGGCGTTAATGTACACGGAGACTAGTGTTCTCCATCCACCGTCCACAGTGTGTCCAAGCAGCAGGCCATCATGCCTGGTCAGTCCTACGAACTGGAGGACGGCTCCAGCAGCTTCAAGGACTTCCACGGCTCCCGCAACAACCGCTTCACCTCCCCGGAGCAGGCGGCAAAGAACCGCATCCAGCACCCCAGCAACGTCCTGCACTTCTTCAACGGGCAGCCCGACATCTCCGTGGAGGTCTTCAATGGGGTAAGACAACTGGAGAGGATTTGGGGGCTGGGAGCTTTGGATTGGGTTGTTGGTTTTCTTGGGGAGTTGAACGTTACACGTTTACTTACCTAGTTTGTGTGGGGGGGGATAATCCGTTCAGGTCTGTGATGAACTTGGTGTGAAGAACCCATCCAGCATCAAACTCTTCAACGGAAAGAGTGAGTGATATGAACTTTATTTGCATGAATA
The DNA window shown above is from Salmo salar chromosome ssa13, Ssal_v3.1, whole genome shotgun sequence and carries:
- the LOC106567630 gene encoding heterogeneous nuclear ribonucleoprotein L isoform X1, whose amino-acid sequence is MAAAAGRYYNEGGRATKRQKTEDGMTTEGYDDPHKTLPSPVVHIRGLVDGIMEADLVEALQEFGTISYVVMMPKKRQALVEYEDMNGSCNAVTYAAENQVYIAGHPAFINYSTSQKISRPGDPDDSRSVNNVLLLTIMNPIYPITSDVLYTVCNNCGPVQRIVIFRKNGVQAMVEFDAVQSAQRAKASLNGADIYSGCCTLKIEYAKPTRLNVFKNDQDTWDYTNPNPSGQDADAEGNWNNSQDPNANPNKRARPPALLGDHPPEYGGPTGAYHGYHDESGYGPPPPHYEGGRRMGPPMGGRGRGRGGSYGGPGYGHGPPPPGDYTAHADSPVVMVYGLEPAKINADKVFNVFCLYGNVERVKFMKSKPGAAMVEMGDCYAVDRAISHLNNNFLFGQKLNVCVSKQQAIMPGQSYELEDGSSSFKDFHGSRNNRFTSPEQAAKNRIQHPSNVLHFFNGQPDISVEVFNGVCDELGVKNPSSIKLFNGKSGATGERSSSGLLEWESINDSMEALAMMNHYQMKNPSKYSDCDNNTTANDTNGGPYPYTLKLCFSTAQHAN
- the LOC106567630 gene encoding heterogeneous nuclear ribonucleoprotein L isoform X3, which encodes MAAAAGRYYNEGGRATKRQKTEDGMTTEGYDDPHKTLPSPVVHIRGLVDGIMEADLVEALQEFGTISYVVMMPKKRQALVEYEDMNGSCNAVTYAAENQVYIAGHPAFINYSTSQKISRPGDPDDSRSVNNVLLLTIMNPIYPITSDVLYTVCNNCGPVQRIVIFRKNGVQAMVEFDAVQSAQRAKASLNGADIYSGCCTLKIEYAKPTRLNVFKNDQDTWDYTNPNPSGQDADAEGNWNNSQDPNANPNKRARPPALLGDHPPEYGGPTGAYHGYHDESGYGPPPPHYEGGRRMGPPMGGRGRGRGGSYGGPGYGHGPPPPGDYTAHADSPVVMVYGLEPAKINADKVFNVFCLYGNVERVKFMKSKPGAAMVEMGDCYAVDRAISHLNNNFLFGQKLNVCVSKQQAIMPGQSYELEDGSSSFKDFHGSRNNRFTSPEQAAKNRIQHPSNVLHFFNGQPDISVEVFNGVCDELGVKNPSSIKLFNGKSGATGERSSSGLLEWESINDSMEALAMMNHYQMKNPSGPYPYTLKLCFSTAQHAN
- the LOC106567630 gene encoding heterogeneous nuclear ribonucleoprotein L isoform X4; translated protein: MAAAAGRYYNEGGRATKRQKTEDGMTTEGYDDPHKTLPSPVVHIRGLVDGIMEADLVEALQEFGTISYVVMMPKKRQALVEYEDMNGSCNAVTYAAENQVYIAGHPAFINYSTSQKISRPGDPDDSRSVNNVLLLTIMNPIYPITSDVLYTVCNNCGPVQRIVIFRKNGVQAMVEFDAVQSAQRAKASLNGADIYSGCCTLKIEYAKPTRLNVFKNDQDTWDYTNPNPSGQDADAEGNWNNSQDPNANPNKRARPPALLGDHPPEYGGPTGAYHGYHDESGYGPPPPHYEGGRRMGPPMGGRGRGRGGSYGGPGYGHGPPPPGDYTAHADSPVVMVYGLEPAKINADKVFNVFCLYGNVERVKFMKSKPGAAMVEMGDCYAVDRAISHLNNNFLFGQKLNVCVSKQQAIMPGQSYELEDGSSSFKDFHGSRNNRFTSPEQAAKNRIQHPSNVLHFFNGQPDISVEVFNGVCDELGVKNPSSIKLFNGKSERSSSGLLEWESINDSMEALAMMNHYQMKNPSGPYPYTLKLCFSTAQHAN
- the LOC106567630 gene encoding heterogeneous nuclear ribonucleoprotein L isoform X2, with product MAAAAGRYYNEGGRATKRQKTEDGMTTEGYDDPHKTLPSPVVHIRGLVDGIMEADLVEALQEFGTISYVVMMPKKRQALVEYEDMNGSCNAVTYAAENQVYIAGHPAFINYSTSQKISRPGDPDDSRSVNNVLLLTIMNPIYPITSDVLYTVCNNCGPVQRIVIFRKNGVQAMVEFDAVQSAQRAKASLNGADIYSGCCTLKIEYAKPTRLNVFKNDQDTWDYTNPNPSGQDADAEGNWNNSQDPNANPNKRARPPALLGDHPPEYGGPTGAYHGYHDESGYGPPPPHYEGGRRMGPPMGGRGRGRGGSYGGPGYGHGPPPPGDYTAHADSPVVMVYGLEPAKINADKVFNVFCLYGNVERVKFMKSKPGAAMVEMGDCYAVDRAISHLNNNFLFGQKLNVCVSKQQAIMPGQSYELEDGSSSFKDFHGSRNNRFTSPEQAAKNRIQHPSNVLHFFNGQPDISVEVFNGVCDELGVKNPSSIKLFNGKSERSSSGLLEWESINDSMEALAMMNHYQMKNPSKYSDCDNNTTANDTNGGPYPYTLKLCFSTAQHAN
- the LOC106567630 gene encoding heterogeneous nuclear ribonucleoprotein L isoform X5, with product MEADLVEALQEFGTISYVVMMPKKRQALVEYEDMNGSCNAVTYAAENQVYIAGHPAFINYSTSQKISRPGDPDDSRSVNNVLLLTIMNPIYPITSDVLYTVCNNCGPVQRIVIFRKNGVQAMVEFDAVQSAQRAKASLNGADIYSGCCTLKIEYAKPTRLNVFKNDQDTWDYTNPNPSGQDADAEGNWNNSQDPNANPNKRARPPALLGDHPPEYGGPTGAYHGYHDESGYGPPPPHYEGGRRMGPPMGGRGRGRGGSYGGPGYGHGPPPPGDYTAHADSPVVMVYGLEPAKINADKVFNVFCLYGNVERVKFMKSKPGAAMVEMGDCYAVDRAISHLNNNFLFGQKLNVCVSKQQAIMPGQSYELEDGSSSFKDFHGSRNNRFTSPEQAAKNRIQHPSNVLHFFNGQPDISVEVFNGVCDELGVKNPSSIKLFNGKSGATGERSSSGLLEWESINDSMEALAMMNHYQMKNPSKYSDCDNNTTANDTNGGPYPYTLKLCFSTAQHAN